The Pseudophaeobacter arcticus DSM 23566 genome contains the following window.
GCAGAAACCTTTGACCGCGATGGGAAGGCCATTCTTGAGGCCTCCTGCACCAAATATTTTTGCACCGAGGCGGCGGGCCGTATCGCAGACCGCGCGTTGCAGGTACACGGCGGCGCCGGATATATGGCCGAATATGATATCGAACGGCTGTACCGCGATATCCGGTTGCTGCGAATTTACGAAGGGACGAGTCAAATCCAACAGCTTGTCATCGCGCGCCGCACCTTGGCGCAAAGGGCGGGTTGATCATGGCGCGCCCAACGACACGCAGCCTGGAAGACATGCCGGCACCTTCGAATTTCTCAAATCTTCTGGGCATCGAGGTTGTGCGCTGCACCCCCGAGGAAGTGATCTGCCACATGACGGTCACGCCCGAAATGTCGAATCGCAACGGCGTCTTGCATGGTGGGGCATTGATGACGCTATCCGATACCGCAGCGGGCACATTGGCCTTTATCAACAGCGCGGCCGAATTTTCAAACACCACCGTCGAGGCCAAGACAAATTTCATGCGCCCGGTGCACGTCGGCGATACGCTGGTCGCACATAGCGTGCCGTTGCATGTCGGGCGCACGACGCTGGTGCTGCAGGTCACGATGACACGTGGCGACGGTAAAGTCGCTGGCGTGACCTCTCAGACGCATTTGCTTCTGGGGTGGAAGGACGAAAAATAAGGGGGAGACAACATGACCACATCTGACATGACCGAACTGGGACCGCAGGCCGCCTATGAGGCCCATCTGGCGGCGGGCCGTTTCATGATTCAGCACGCCAAGAGCACCGGTGAATACCTGTTCTGGCCACGGGTGGTGACCCCCTCGGGTGCAATGGATCTGGAATGGGTGGCCGCCAAAGGCACCGGCACGCTTTATGCGATTACTGTCAACCGGGCCCGCAGCGGATCGCACAATATCGCGCTTATCGAATTGGACGAAGGCGTGCGCATGATGTCCACACTCCCCGACGTAGAAACCGCCGCCATCGGCGCGCGCGTCAAGGCGCGCATCGAAGCATCCGAAAGTGGCCCGCGGGTCGTCTTTGACCTGCTACAGGAGCGCACAGCATGAGCCATAAAGATATCCGCGGAAAATCCGCAATCGTTGGCATGGCGATGGCCGGTGTCGGGGCCGCGCCCGGATTTTCCGCAATCGAACTTTTGGGACAGGCCGCCGTGGCCGCCGTCAATGACGCGGGACTGGCGCTTTCAGATATTGATGGCGTGTTCGCAGCAACCAGCAGCCATGCCTTTCCAACCATGAGCGTTGTGGAGCATCTGGGCTTGAAACCCACGTTCTTTGAAGCCACCAATGTCGGTGGCTCCAGTTTCGAGCTGCACCTGTTGCAGGCGACATTGGCGTTGCAGGCCGGCCTGTGTAATGCGGCCCTGGTCTGCTATGGTTCGAACCAACGCACCGCCGGCGGACGGCTTGTGTCGATGAGCGAACCGCAATGGCACGAAACGCCTTACAATCCGCGCCATCCCATTACCGCATACGCCTTGGCCACCAGCCGCCACATGGCGGAGTATGGCACGACCCGGGAACAGCTTGCCGATGTGACCTTGGCGGCGCGTGGTTGGGCCAATCTGAACCCCGATGCTTTTGCCCGTGGTCCGCTAACAAAGGATGAGGTTCTATCGTCGCGGATGATCTCCGATCCGCTGACGAAGGCAGATTGCTGTCTGGTGACCGATGGCGCGGCGGCTGTTGTATTGGTCCGTGCGGATCGCGCCAAGGATCTCTCGGCCAAGCCTGTGTATTTTCTTGGCGCGGGCGCTGCGAATTATCACCGGTCAATCGTGGCGATGCCGGATCTGACCACAACCGCCGCCGCCGACAGCGGCCCACGCGCATTGAAAATGGCCGGGGTCACACGTGCGGATCTGGATCTGGTGATGCTCTATGACGCTTTTACCATTAACACGATCCTCTTTCTTGAGGATCTCGGCTTTTGCCCCAAAGGTGAGGGCGGCCGGTTTGTCGAAGACGGCCGCATCGCGCCAGGCGGTGATTTGGCCGTGAATACCAATGGCGGCGGGCTGTCCTGTGTGCATCCGGGCATGTACGGATTGTTCCTGATTACCGAGGCCGTCGCCCAAATTCGCGGCGAAGCCGGAGAGCGCCAGATCGACAGCTGTGATCTGGCGCTGTGTCATGGCAATGGCGGCACGCTCTCGAGCCAATGCACGGCCATTTTGGGATCGGAGGCCACACTATGACCAGTCTTCCACATATTGATAATTTGATTGCGCCTCGCTCCGTTGCCGTGATCGGTGCCTCGGATGATGTCACACGCATTGGCGGACGACCGATCGCCGCGATGCTCAAGGCGGGCTATCAGGGCCGTATTTTGCCCGTCAATCCGAAACGCGACACTGTGCAGGGCCTGCGCTGCTATAGCAGCGTAGACGATTTGCCCGAAGTGCCCGATGCGGCGCTGATCGCGGTGCCCGCCAAACTGGTGGCCGAAACGATTGAGGCGCTTGGGCGCAAAGGTTGCACCGCAGCCACGCTGTTTTCCGCCGGCTTTGCCGAGGTCGGCGCCGAAGGCGAAGCCGCACAGCGTGAACTTGTCGAACTTGCCCGCGAACACGGTATGCGCCTTCTGGGTCCGAACACGCTGGGGGTCTATAATGTAGATATCGGGTATTACGGGACATTTTCTTCGTCTCTGGATACGGGCCACCCGTTTCCCGGCAACATCGGAATCGCAAGCCAGTCCGGTGCGTTTGGGGCGCATCTCGGGGCGCTGGCGCGGGATCGGGGGCTGGGCTGTTCGATATTGATCACCACCGGCAACGAAGCCGATATCACCGTCGCCGAAGCCATTCGATGGATGGCCGAAAGCGACACCACCGATGTGATCTGCGCCTATATGGAAGCGATCAATGATGCGCCCGCTCTGTTGGCGGCGCTCGATGCCGCACGCGCGGCAGGCAAACCCGTGCTCGCGTTGAAATCCGGACGTTCGGCCGTAGGCGCACGCGCCGCCGCATCGCATACCGCATCGTTGACAGGTGATGCCGTGGTGGCAGATGCTGTTCTCTCCGATCACGGTGCGATTATCCTGCGCGATCCCGAAACGATGATGGATATTGCCTATGCGGCCTCCAAGAAGGTCTTCCCGGCGCACCATTCTTTGGGCGTCATCACCGTCAGTGGCGGGGCGGGTATCGTCGCCAGCGACGAGGCAGAACGCGTTGGCCTTCCGATGCCCCCCATGCCCGACGCCGCGCAGGCCAAGTTGAAGGCTCTGCTGCCCTATGCCTCGCCGGTCAATCCGCTGGACTGTACGGCGCAGGCGCTGAACGATCCTTCGCTTCTGGAAAGTTTCACACAGGCCGCTCTGGAAGAGGGTGGATATGGCGCAGTGCTGTGTTTCCTGACCTATGTCGCCGGCAGTGATGCAATGTCCGAAGTGATCCTCAAGGCGATGGTGCCGCTGCGCCGCGCCTATCCCGATCGCATCATCGCCTTTTGTGCCTTGGGCGATCCCGAGATTCTGCGCCAATACGATGACGCGGGCATCCTGATTTTCAATGACCCGTGTCGCGCGGTGCGCGCGCTTGATGCAATATTGAGGCTCGGCGGCGCGCGGAACAAAGATGCCCGACCTGCGC
Protein-coding sequences here:
- a CDS encoding PaaI family thioesterase; translated protein: MARPTTRSLEDMPAPSNFSNLLGIEVVRCTPEEVICHMTVTPEMSNRNGVLHGGALMTLSDTAAGTLAFINSAAEFSNTTVEAKTNFMRPVHVGDTLVAHSVPLHVGRTTLVLQVTMTRGDGKVAGVTSQTHLLLGWKDEK
- a CDS encoding Zn-ribbon domain-containing OB-fold protein translates to MTTSDMTELGPQAAYEAHLAAGRFMIQHAKSTGEYLFWPRVVTPSGAMDLEWVAAKGTGTLYAITVNRARSGSHNIALIELDEGVRMMSTLPDVETAAIGARVKARIEASESGPRVVFDLLQERTA
- a CDS encoding thiolase, encoding MSHKDIRGKSAIVGMAMAGVGAAPGFSAIELLGQAAVAAVNDAGLALSDIDGVFAATSSHAFPTMSVVEHLGLKPTFFEATNVGGSSFELHLLQATLALQAGLCNAALVCYGSNQRTAGGRLVSMSEPQWHETPYNPRHPITAYALATSRHMAEYGTTREQLADVTLAARGWANLNPDAFARGPLTKDEVLSSRMISDPLTKADCCLVTDGAAAVVLVRADRAKDLSAKPVYFLGAGAANYHRSIVAMPDLTTTAAADSGPRALKMAGVTRADLDLVMLYDAFTINTILFLEDLGFCPKGEGGRFVEDGRIAPGGDLAVNTNGGGLSCVHPGMYGLFLITEAVAQIRGEAGERQIDSCDLALCHGNGGTLSSQCTAILGSEATL
- a CDS encoding acetate--CoA ligase family protein; the encoded protein is MTSLPHIDNLIAPRSVAVIGASDDVTRIGGRPIAAMLKAGYQGRILPVNPKRDTVQGLRCYSSVDDLPEVPDAALIAVPAKLVAETIEALGRKGCTAATLFSAGFAEVGAEGEAAQRELVELAREHGMRLLGPNTLGVYNVDIGYYGTFSSSLDTGHPFPGNIGIASQSGAFGAHLGALARDRGLGCSILITTGNEADITVAEAIRWMAESDTTDVICAYMEAINDAPALLAALDAARAAGKPVLALKSGRSAVGARAAASHTASLTGDAVVADAVLSDHGAIILRDPETMMDIAYAASKKVFPAHHSLGVITVSGGAGIVASDEAERVGLPMPPMPDAAQAKLKALLPYASPVNPLDCTAQALNDPSLLESFTQAALEEGGYGAVLCFLTYVAGSDAMSEVILKAMVPLRRAYPDRIIAFCALGDPEILRQYDDAGILIFNDPCRAVRALDAILRLGGARNKDARPALPSHGPVILPATSPDEAQAKTLLTTAGICAAPEQAVSSAEEAVTAAAAFGYPVVMKILSPEIVHKSDIGAVKLDIQDAKAVRTAYDDILAAAAKHAPEATVTGVLVAKQLSGGVECLMGINRDPTFGPVAVFGLGGIFVELLNDVAVRACPFDPETARDMILSIRSAAILQGARGTPPADIDALSHMLSRLSAFAASAGERLASVDLNPVLAMPSGQGAYALDAVIELTPHEDP